In Catharus ustulatus isolate bCatUst1 chromosome 27, bCatUst1.pri.v2, whole genome shotgun sequence, the DNA window agggaatagctaccaacagatgagACTCCTCAGGTCATCCGGGgatgtcttccatccgtggggagaaagaagtctccgaggtctcttctgagagtgatgattttatagtccattttatggccaaaaggtggggagatttatggactattgtgttcagaggaccatggcttcaagaatcaggtgcagaaagttTGGCTGTTGTAGCCCCGTACCTGCCCGACCCCATTGTAGcgtgacagcacagcacacacccgacacagtcccttggcaagcacccacagcagctcctgcccagagcGAGTGGTGGGGGTCTCAGGCTCTCAGTCTctgacgatgattgtgaggcagatcaggcaatcttcagacCGACCCTTACACCTCCCCGACCCCTCCGTGCCCACCCTGATCCCTCCGTGCCCACCCCGACCCCTCCGTGCCCACCCTGACCCCTCCGTGCCCACCCCGAcccctctgtgcccaccctgacCCCTCCGTGCCCACCCCGACCCCTCCGTGCCCACCCCGATCCCTCCGTGCCCACCCCGACCCCTCCCCGAAGTGTTTCAGGTGCGCCGCGGACCTGCAGCcgctgctggagctggaccTGCGCGGCTGCCGCGTCACCTACAAGGACAAGAGGGGCACGAAGATGCCACACGCGCTGAAGGTGACAGGGACGGCGGGAGAGGTGCTGGTCATCGGCTTCCAGAGCCGGCAGCAGGCTGAGGACTGGAGGAAGGTTTGGAGGTGTTGCAGCCGGGCAGgagtggggtgggcagggggaaaTGGGGGCACAGCCCGGGGATGATTctgtctgtgcccagctctcctttcccctttggAAACGGGGATTTGGAGGCCGGGGGGCAGCGCTGCGCGTTTCCCTCGGCAGGTGATCGAGGAGGTGAGCAGCGATGCTCCCAGCGGGCTGGCAGCTCTCAGTGTCCCCGCGTCACCTCCCTCGAGGCTCCGCAGGGTGAGTTTGTGTCGGAgaacaaaaatgggaatgggtGAGGAATTCATCCCAATGTCCttctggggagggggatgggggGCTGGAAACCACAGAGATGGGGATCCCTCACCCCCGCTCTcagcctgcagcatcccagctcggcaaggaggagcaggaggaggagaatcGCTCCCGGCAGAGCCCAGCCCGCAGCCCGCGGCACGGAGAGGATCCCAAAGGAGgtgggggagaggggatggggtgAGAGGGGGGAGAGGGGTGAGAGAGGATGGGGTCggggggagagaggggatggagTGAGAGGGGATGGAGTGAGAGGGGATGGGGTGagaggggggagaggggagagaggggtgagaggggagagagggaatggggTGAGAGGGGATGGAGTGAGAGGGGATGGGGTCGGGGGGAGCGAGGATATGGGGtcagaggggagagaggggatgggatgaggaggGAGCGAGGGGACAGGGTCGGGGGGAACGAAGGGACGGGGTCAGGGGGGTGCGGGTGGATGGGATCAGGGGGGTGCGGGTggatggggtcaggggggtGCGGGTGGATGGGATCAGGGGGGTGCGGGTGGATGGGATCAGGGGGGTGCGGGTGGATGGGGTCAGGGGGTGCGGGTGGATGGGATCAGGGGGTGCGGGTGGATGGGGTCAGAGGGGAGCTAGGAGATGGGGTCAGAGGGTGTGGGTGGATGGGATGAGGGGGTGCGGGTGGATGGGATCAGGGGGTGCGGATGGATGGGatcaggggggtcaggggggtgtGAGTGGATGGGGTCAGGGGGTGCGGGTGGATGGGGTCAGAGGGGTCCTACTCGCTGACCGCGGTCCCCGCAGGGTTCCTGGCCGTGCGGCTGCGCGGGCGCTGGCAGCGCCTGTGGTGCGCGGTCCGGCACGGAGCCCTGCGCATGTTCCCGGAGCCCGGCGCTGCCCAGCGCCCCGTCTGTGCCCTGCGCCTGGACGGCTGTGAGGTGTCCCCTGGAACGGCCACCGgctccccccaaaacctccgGATCCGAATCGCCCAGCGCGGCCGGGAGCTCgccctgctgcaggtgagtgAACGTGGGGTACCCTGTGTCCATCCAGGGGCACCCCCTGagcccaaaccctgccctggaccccaaacccttcatTGGGGGCactccctgaccccaaaccctgccctgggggcacccctgaccccaaaccctgccttgGTGAcaccccctgaccccaaacccttcatTGGGGgctccccctgaccccaaaccctgcattggggacaccccctgaccccaaacccttcatTGGGGgctccccctgaccccaaaccctgccccgAGGACACCCCCTGagcccaaaccctgccctgggggcACCCCCTGATCACAAACTCTGCATTGGGGGCACCCCTTGAACCCAGACCTGCCCTGGGGGCTTCGCttgatcccaaaccctgcatTGGGGGCTCCCCCTGACCTCAAACCCTGCCCCGGGGCCACCCCCTCATCCaaaaccctgccctggggcttccccctgaccccaaacccttcatTGGGGGCTCcccctgatcccaaaccctgccccGAGGACACCCCCTGAGCCCAAACCTGCCCCATCCAGGCCCGTTCGGATGAGGAGAGGGAAGCCTGGCTGAAGACCCTGCAGGCCAGGGAGCCAAAGAAGGGGGACGGGccccccccgagacccccgagGCCGAGCAGCCGCCCTGCCGGGTGAGGATTTTGTCCCCCCCCCGTCGCTCCCGCTCCTCTGTGGGCTGTGGGAACAACGGgatcccctcctgcctgcaggggGCTGCTCCTGCGCCGTGTCCCGACCCCCAACACCTACATGGACGATCCCTTCGGGCCTCCCCCACCGGCCGAGACCCCCAAACAACATCTGTACTCCAACGCGGAGCGGCTGCAGCAGCTGGTAACCCCTGCTGGTGCCTTTTGTCCCTCCTCTCGTGACCTCCGCTGTCCCCTTGCCCACGGGCTTCTCTTCcctcggcagcagcagagcctggaccGGGCGGCGCAGGGGCAGCGCAGGAGACCCGtgtctgccctgcccagctgtgacaGCCCCGCCGCGGGCAGTGCCCGGCCCCCGAGGGCaggtgagaggggctgggggctccagcCGGGCTGCGAGGGGGTGTCCCCGCATTCCCCAGCTCCCCGTGCTGGGCTGGTGGCCGTGAGATGGGATTTGTGTGtccttctccctgctcttcctcttctcttcctcctggtgctcctttctcttcccttcctcctcctcatccttccCCTGGCCttcctcctgtccttcctcTCTTCCATCCCCCCGactctccttcctcttcccttcctcctactcatcctttccctgcttttcctcctgccctttcctctctttccttgcCTCTgaccctccctcctctccccttcctcctcatcctccttcctctcttccctccctccccaccatcCCTCCTTTGCTCCGTCCCTCCAGgatcatttttctgcttttcctcctcaccctccctcctcttcccttcctcccctcatCCTCCCCTtgccctttttccttcctcttcctccctcatCCTCCCCTtgccctttttccttcctcttcctctcttcccctcctcccctcatCCTTTCCCCGCCTTTCCTCCTcaccctctctcctctccccttcctccccagcacccGGGACGTCTCTCCGCGCCAGACCTGCCAGCGCACAGCTGCCAAAGGACACCCCCAACCTCCGGAGCGGGGatttctccctctcccagcacacccTGACCCTGCCCGAGAGGAAGGGGACGCGGGATGGCCTCGATGTCCTCATCGGTAGGAGCAGGGGAGGCTCCGGTGCCACTCCGGGGGTTGAGATGTGCCAGGGTTTGACATCGCTCCCGCTGTCCttgcagggaaaaaagcttttcccaagctggaggagaaggtggagcagctggagagccgAGTGAAGGGCAGGCTGAAAGCCGGCTCCGAGATGAACCTGCTGGCCCTCGGCAAATCAATCAAGGGTCACATCGCGGCCACCGCCAGCTCGGCCGGCTCcgaggtgaggggacagcggaGAGGGAGCGAAAACGGAGCAGAGCGAGGTTGGGAGGGCACAGCCGAGCTAAGGAGGCTCCTCTCAGGGTTTTTTCCCGCAGGGTTCGTTCCTCAGGCCGCTGCTGAAGCGCTCCACATCAGCCCGGAGCGCGCTGCGCCCGCCGCCGTCCCCGCGCATCGCGGGCACGGGGAATGTGATGCAGAAAACGAAGGTAACTCCAAAATGCGGGGAAAACAGGAAGGGTTTAGGGCGATCCCACAGCAAAATGAGGGATTCAGCCTCTGGGTTTGTCCAGGAGTGGGAGATGAAGTCGGCGATGTGAGCACGGAGCGTCGGGCTGCGCGTGGATCGTGCAGGGCCTGCCTGGGTTCAGCctggaatttgattttttagcCGTCGCTATCAACGCTACAACTACGCACATCTATTTTTTATATGCAGATATATCGGTACACACTTAGCAGCTCTCCACCCGTGGGTTTCCAGTCTCTCCCCCTGCATCCCCACCCATCCCAGCGCCTCGTTTTTGGGGtataaatttgggataaaatcgggagctgctggctctgtccccagtccATCAGCAGGAATTCAATCCCcctgccagcaccccaaatttgcagggatggggatggatccagcagctgtgggggaCACAAATTTGGGAGGAATCCGATTGTCCATTCCCTGGAGTCAGCGGGACCCGGGCTGGGCCCTGGGCGCTTTTCCAACAGCTGAGCTGGTCAGGGCTTGGTTTGAACTggagaaatgttattttttttaaagggtaataataaaaaaaaaaaagtcggAAAATTTGGGTTGTGCTGCGGGAAAGggtgagctgggaatggggtgtCCTTGTCCTGGTGATtgtgggatccatcccagggcaAGGAGTTTGTGAGATCAATCCTGACCCCGAAAAAGGAGTTTGTGGGGTCAGTACTGATCCTAAAGAAGGAGTTTGTGGGGTCAGTCCCGACCCCAAAAAAGGAGTTTGTGGGGtcaatcctgatcccaaagaAGGAATTTGTGGGGTCCCAAAGATCCCAAAGGGGTTTGTGGGGTCAGTCCTGACCCCATAGAAGGGGTTTGTGGGGTCAGTCCTGATCCCAAAGAAGGAATTTGTGGGATCAGTTCCCATCCCATAGAAGGAGTTTGTGGGGTCCCAAAGATCCCAGAGAAGGAGTTTGTGGGGTCAGTACTGATCCCAAAGAAGGAGTTTGTGAGTCAATCCCCATCCCAAAgaaggagtttttggggtcagtaGTGATCCCAGGGAAGGAATTTGTGGGGTCAATCCCAGAGAAGGAGTTTGTAGGATGAGTCCTGATCCCAAAAAAAGGAGTTTGTGGGGTCAGTACTGACCTCAAAGAAGGAGTTTGTGGGGTCAGTCCTGATCCCATAGAAGGAGTTTGTGGGGTCCCAAAGATCCCAAAGAAGGAGTTTGTGGTGCCAATCCTCATCCCACAGAAGGAGTTTGTGGTTCAATCCCGACCCCAAAGAAGGAGTTTGTGGGGTCCCAAAGATCCCAAAGAAGGAGTTTGTGGTGCCAATCCTCATCCCACAGAAGGAGTTTGTGGGgccaatccccatcccaaagAAGGAGTTTGTGGGGTCAATCCCCATCCCAAAGAAGGAGTTTGTGTTTCAATCCCGATCCCAGTGAGGAAGTTCCTGGGGTCCATCCCGTGTGAGTTGATGCCCCTCGTTGTGTGtgggatccatccccatccaGCACCGCCCCCCGGAGCAGTTTCAGGGCTGAGTCCCCTTCCCAACCCCTCCGTCCTCCCCCtggtccctccctccccgccccggTCCCGCCCCATCCCATCCCGATCCCTCCGGGAGCCGCAGCGGGGACGGGGGAGGAGGGAGCGGAACGGGGCGGGTCcagcggagcggggcgggacCGGCACCGGCGGGGCCGGCAGCGGGGTCAGCACCGGCACCGGAATCAACACCGGCCCCGGGGGTCCCAGCCATGCTCAGCCGGCTGGGAGCGCTGCTGCAGCAGGCGGTGGAGACGGtgagaggggaggggggacacggggggaacGGGAACCCCGAATGggaccgggaatgggggtgggGGTCTCCGTGCCCCCCTGACCCCCGTCCCGGCGTGATGAGCAGCGGGAGCCCAGCGTGGACCTGCTGGAATCCTTCATCGAGCACTGGAGGGGCATCACCGGCTACTACCTGGAGACCACGGGTgagtggggtggggggagaggggagaggggcttggggggcttttttcctgggattgggatccTTTTATCCCCGGCATGGGGTCTCTGCAAGGTGGGGATAAAGTCCTTGTGGTGTGGGAACAGATCCTCGTGTCCTAGGAGAGGAACTAAAATAGGGTgtcctaaaaatgggaaataggtgtctgtgcccagggaggtgctcCGGGAGGGGACCCCATTCCCTGGGACACGATCCCATGTCCTGTGaggggtccctgtgtcctgcGAAGGGTCCGTGTGTCCTTCGAGAGGGTCCCTGTGCCCTAAAAAAGAACCCTCGGCCTAGGAATGATACCTGTGCCCCggggcagggtgaggggacaTGTCCCGGGACACGACCCCATGTCCTGGGACACGATCCCATATCCCGGGACAAATCCCCGCACCCCGGGACGGGACCCCACACCCCGGGACAGGACCCCAGCGCGTTGTGGCCGCCCTGGCACGTGGGGACAGGGCACGGATCGCCCCTTTCCCAAACCCGGGCAGGATTTATCCAGccgggctgccctgccctgcccggccccgacCCCCGGGCACCGCGCTGGGATCGGCACGGCGGGGttggcagggtggggacagcacctggcggggtggggacagggtgggacagCGCCCACAGGCTGGGACACGTCCCTTGGGATGGCTCCGGCCCCGATTCCCGGCAGGATCCCGGTCCTGGCCGTGCCCGGGGGGTCTCGGTGCCCAGCCGGGGTCGGGATGTCCGGCAGTGCCCTAGGCCGGAGCGGAAGCGGCTGCTCCATGCTCACATTGCCATCTAGCGACATTCCCGCTCCGGAGGAGCAGGCTGCGatcctgggaaaagggaaaagggaaaagggaaaagggaaaagctctggcacagccccgcaggcacGGCTGGCACCGCACCGGGCATCGCTCCCGCTGCCGTGCGCGGGGGGACCCCGCAGCAGCCCCCAATCCCTGAATCCGTGAATCCATGAATTCCTGAATCCATtaatccatgaatccatgaatccatgaatccatgaatccatgaatccctgaatccatgAATCCCTGAATCCGTgaatccctgaattcctgaatccATTAATCTATGAATCCATGAGTCCATGAATCCATGAATCTGTGAATCCCTGAATCTCTGAATTCCTGAATCCATGAATTCCcgaatccctgaatccctgaatccATTAATCCATTAATCCCtgaatccatgaatccatgaatccatgaatCTAtgaatccatgaatccatgaatccatgaatccatgagTCCATGAATTCCcgaattcccaaatccatgaatccccaaatccctgaatccctgtattcctgaatccctgaatccatgAATCAATGAATCCATGAATCACTGGATCCATGAAtttctgaattcccaaatccatgaATCCATtaatccctggatccctggatccATGAATCCATtaatccatgaatccatgaatccatgaatccatgaatccatgaatccatgaatccatgaatTCCCGAATCCGTGAATCCCTGAATCCGTGAATCCATTAATTCCTGAGTCCATTAATCCATTAATCCATGAATCcctgaatccccaaatccctgaatccatgaatccatgaatccatgaatCCCTGAATCCTCACATCCCCGAATCCCTGAAACCCCAAACCTCTGAATCCATTaatcccaaactccaaaccccaaaccccaagctccccaaacccctgaatCCATTAAATTCCAAACCCCTGAATCCAttaaatcccaaacccccaaatccccgaaTCCATTaacccctgcacccccaaacccctgaatCCAttaatccccaaatcccccaaccCCTGAATTCATCAACCCCAAACTCCTAAATCCATtaatccccaaacccctgaatCTATTAATCCCTAAACCCCTGAATCCATtaatcccaaacccccaaatcccccaaagccCTGAATCCATTaacccctgcacccccaaaccccaaccccagcCCCCTGAATCCATtaatcccaaaccccacaaacccccaaACGCCTGAATCCATTAATCCCAAATCCGTGAAACCCGAACCACcgaacccccaaatccctgaatccattaatcccaaaccccaaacccctgaatCCATTAATCCcaaacctcaaaccccaaacccccaaatccccaaaccccccaaactccaaacccctgAATCCATTAACCCCTGCATCCCCgcactcccaaaccccaaaccactgaATCCATtaatcccaaaccccaaatccccaaccccaaatccctgaatcaATTTATCCCTCCCCCCGCAGACGAGCGCGTCCCCGCTGGCCAGACCGAGATCCCGTGGCGGCTGCGGCAGCTCCTGGACATCCTGGTGTTCGAGGAGCGGCAGCGGCCGCCGGGGGACACGGGGCCGTGCCTGGAGtacctgctgcagcacaaactgCTGGAAACGCTGGGGACCCTGGCCAGGGCCGAGGTGGGTCAGGGGATGGGGGAATCCCTCGGGATTGGGGTTTTGGAGCGGTTTTTTGTctgtaatttgaattttggaGCGGTTTTTTTGTCTGTAGTTTGAATTTTGGAGCGTTTTTCCTTGtgtaatttgaattttggagcgtttttttctctgtaatttgaattttggagcgttttttctctgtaatttgaattttggagcgtttttctttctgtaatttggattttggagcattttggggtgattttggggtgattttggggtaatttgaGGGTGATTTCGGGATGATTTGGGACGGATTTTGTGGATAATTTtgggggtaattttggggtgattttggggtgatttcagggctgtgtgtggggtgatttttgtgtgatttgggagggatttgggggtaatttggggatgatttggggtgatttcggGGATGATTTGGAGATGATTTCGGGGGTTATTTGTGGGATAATTTTgatgtgatttttgggtgattttggggttatttggggaTGATTTGGAGGTGATTTcgggctgattttggggctgtgtgtggggtgatttgggggtgattttgagttgatttttgggtgatttgggggtgatttCGGGGCGTTCCCCGCAGTACCCCATCGGGATGAGGCAGCAGGTCCTGCTCTTCTTCAGCCGCgctctggggcagctgcagcagccgcTGCTGCACTACCTGAGCGTGCACAGACCCGTGcaggtgaggccacacctgggCCAGGACCCAGAACCCCAAATCTCAgtccctgcacccccagaaccccaaatctccatccctgcacccccagaaccccaaatctTCATCCCTGCACCCTCAAATCTCAGTCC includes these proteins:
- the LOC117007909 gene encoding actin filament-associated protein 1-like 2; its protein translation is MSRQRDLDKLLSDLRSFLLLLDRESLSAAARAKKKSVWELLRRLQSPPSEDAEYMIMRCLSPSPGTPQGRSSPGCRTEDAEGGRDCECSPGSALSPHGGNKAPGVPPTPPTDDSYEDAEPPGPGRSGGGDSDSSHYESYGEEEEEEEGVTDRAHYLRWPSATKAEPEHPGRPEAQLCGFLWRKRWLGQWAKQLFIVREHVLLCFRCAADLQPLLELDLRGCRVTYKDKRGTKMPHALKVTGTAGEVLVIGFQSRQQAEDWRKVIEEVSSDAPSGLAALSVPASPPSRLRRPAASQLGKEEQEEENRSRQSPARSPRHGEDPKGGFLAVRLRGRWQRLWCAVRHGALRMFPEPGAAQRPVCALRLDGCEVSPGTATGSPQNLRIRIAQRGRELALLQARSDEEREAWLKTLQAREPKKGDGPPPRPPRPSSRPAGGLLLRRVPTPNTYMDDPFGPPPPAETPKQHLYSNAERLQQLQQSLDRAAQGQRRRPVSALPSCDSPAAGSARPPRAAPGTSLRARPASAQLPKDTPNLRSGDFSLSQHTLTLPERKGTRDGLDVLIGKKAFPKLEEKVEQLESRVKGRLKAGSEMNLLALGKSIKGHIAATASSAGSEGSFLRPLLKRSTSARSALRPPPSPRIAGTGNVMQKTKEWEMKSAM